From the genome of Capsicum annuum cultivar UCD-10X-F1 chromosome 4, UCD10Xv1.1, whole genome shotgun sequence:
GATAATGGGTGGATTTTTCCACAGCTTTTAGGTGTATATCAGATTGTTTTTAGATGATCCTTTGTCTTGATTCTGAATATTCTGTTTACCCTTTTGGGATTTTGTTGCTTTCTTGGAAAGTTGAATGCTTGTTTTATAAATGTGTGGTTTTTGCCATAGCTGTTAGGTTTCACCAGATTGTTTTCAGATGACTTGCCATTTTGGGATTTTGTTGCTTTCTTGGAAAGTTGATTACTTGTTTGATAAATGTGTTGTTTTGCCACAGTTCTTTATCAGGTTATTTTTGGATGACCCTTTTTGTTGATTCTGAATTTTTTGTTTACTCATTTGGGAATTTGTTACTTTCTTGGAAAGTTGGATGCTTGTTTGATAAATGCGTGGTTCAGACACAGCTTTTAGCTATACCTCAGATTATTTTTGGATGAGCCCTTTATTGATTATGGATTTTCTGTTGGCTCATTTAAGATTTTGTTGATTTATTCAAAAAGTTGAATGCTTGTTTTATAAGGGTGGATTTTGCCACTGCTTTTAGGTGTACACCAGATTGTTTTTAGATGACCCTTTGTTTTGGTTTCTGAATTTTCTGTTTACCCTTTTGGGATTTTGTTGCTTTCTTGGAAAGTTGATTGCTTGTTTGATAAAGGTGTGGTTTTGTCACAGCTTTTAGGTCTGCACTAGATTGTTTTTGGATGACCCTTTGTTTTGGTTTCTGAATTTTCTGTTTGCCATTTTGGGATTTGATTGCTTTGGTGGAAAGTTGATTGCTTGTTTGATAAATGTGTTGTTTTGCCACAGTTCTTTATCTGCATAACCTACACCAGGTTATTTTTGAATGATCCTTTTTCTTGATTCTGAATTTTCTGTACTCATTTGGGATTTTGTTGCTTTCTTGGAAAGTTGAATGCTTGTTTGATAAATAAGTGGTTTTGCCACAGCGTTTAGCTATATAACATACATAACCAGTTCATTTTTTTCGGATGACCCGTTGATGCTGAATCTTTTATTGAGCCACTTTGGTAATTTTGTTGCTTTCTTAGAAAGTTCAATGCTTATTTGATAAATGCGTTGTTTTACCACAGCTTTTAACTATATAACATACACCCGCTTGTTTTTGGATGACCCCTTGATTCTGAATCTTTTATTAAACCATTTAGGGACTCTCTTGCTTTTTTAGAAAGTTGAATGCTTGTACTTCAGATTATTTTTGGATGACCCCTTTTATTGATTCTGGTTTTTCTGTTGCTCATTTTGGCATTTTGttgcttttttaaaaatttaattcttgtttgaTAATAGGTTTCTAGCTATCCCTCAGATTAGTTTTGGATGAGCCCTTTTATTGATTCTGGATTTTCTGTTGGTTCATTTTGGGAAAGTTGAATGTCTGTTTCATCACTTGGTGCTTTTGACACAGCTTTTAAGTGTCTGCAGATTATTTTGAATGACCCCTcctcttgattctgaatcttttCTTGACCCATTTTGAGTTTTATTGCTTATTTGTAATGTTGATTGGTGGTCTGATAAATGGATGCTTTTGGGTATATAGCTTCTAGGTATACCCCAGATCAGATTAGGAAAATGGAAGAGTCAATTCAATTGCGAAAACAACTAGAACCTGTAGAACTTATTAATGTGGTAAGACCTTTATTGGGATTTTGGTGTTTGGTTTCTGAGTTCGCTTCTTTCCCATGCGCTTTGCTTGATGAGGAATGCTTCTTATCTGGTGAAGGTAAATGGCTTAAAGGTCAAACTTTTGATGGATGAAAAGGTGCAACAAATACCAGAGAATATTAAAGAGACGATAACAGATGAGATACTAGCAACTTTGAAAGGCGTGAATGCCAATGCAGATGTGACCGTGCTACAAGGTATTGTGCcttcaatatctttaaaataataaaattctgcCATCCTTGTTATGCAACTTCATTCTTAAAGCTTCTATTTGGGAAGATGCCTTAGCCGTTTATACTGGAGCTGTATCAGTTGTAGACTTCTAGTTATCTCATCTCTTACTAAAGTATATTTGGTCTGTGTAGTTGGTACGTGTGAATGTTTGTCAATCAAGGAAGTGCAATGTAGCTCATAAATCAATATGGAGATTTTACAACGTGATAAAGTTGCTGCTAATGTAATCTGTATCTGGTCTAGTTTCTAAGGTTTTCCtttaccaaattcaataaaaatattaaatcattAAAACTTTCTTAGCGGCAGTTCATGTAAGAGTTGCTGAAACAGGTGGTTTGGTCTTTCTGAAAAGAAAACTGTCAGATTGGGAAGACTGTTACACTTAAAGAAAACTGTCAGATTGGGAAGACTGTCACACTTAATTTTGCGTTTTGGACACTTATACCCGTTAAAACTTTTAGACAGTGGCAACCACTGGATTTGCTTTAACATgagattttcggtttaaccattAGCTGAAAACTAAATGCTAATTTTCTCTAGCATATGCATATGATTTGTATGTCCTAGAATTGGGAGTTGTGGGAGCTTCGGAATTATGATATTTAGGTCtgcatattttcattttttttgtaaaaaggaAATTGTTGTTGATCAGATGCTCAAGACCTGTGCTTTTTCTCTTCCTAAAAGACAATTCTATGTTGTTGTCTGGACATTAAGTTTCCAAAGTTAAGACGACGATAAGCCACCGCCCAGTAGTGCTCTCTGAGCTTGATTGCTCCTAGCCGGTAACCGGTAGGTCACAATCTCCAAGTTGCATTTTCTGTCTTCAAGCCTTGGTTTGTCTCCAGGTTTCACTGTCTTGTCTTTCTTATGCAGGATCTGTAAttgctacttttttttttttttgaagaactgttatggatgaataaaaatttgaatttgtgtttttTGGTTCTTCTTAGACAGTGGCTAATTAATGAATCAACCTTATCTCaagatgttatttttttgttccGTTCGGATAGGAATGGTATCTGATTTGCACATTCCTTCTCTCCATTTATGTACTAATCATTTCATTGAAACTTTCGATATTATCTACCCATAGAATCTTCAAATGTGAAACCCGAATTAGTCCGTAACTTCAGCAGTAAAACTACAAAACCAAGCTGTATAAGTCTTTGCAAATGAGTAGTATAAATAAATCTATTGCTGATGCAAGAAACATTGAGAAGTTAGATAACAGTTCTCTTCTCCTGGTACAATGCAGGGAGTTTTGTTGCTCTGATGTTACTTTTGCTTGCTATtgattgtctacttctttgccaCCCACCATGCTTAATGGTGCATTATGCTCTtgcttactattctctatcttgagccgggggtctatcggaaacactctctctacttctttggaggtagtgatatggactgcgtacattctaccctccccagaccccactttgtgggaatacactgggtttgttgttgttgttgattgtctACTTCTTTCTTCTACTTTTCCCGTTTTCCTAGTAtctatttacatattcaaaactTTTTGTAAACCTTATGCATCTTGGATTTTCAATTATGCTGTGAGGTCCTAATCTGAGATCTATATGGGTCTTCTAGTAAAATGGATATCTTGTAAGTTGGATGATTTTTGTTGGATCCTTATTCGCTCTTGGACTGCTATTTGTCCTGTTCAGTCCTGTCCCTGTTATGCATAATATATACTCGAGTACACGTGGGTTCAATTCAGAGGTGTAAATTTTGTTCCTAGTTTCCAGTATGTTTCAAGCACTTCTAGCTTCCTTCATTCTGAAGGAAAACTtactaataaaattgaaatatttactTGGTGAttggtctatcggaaacagcctctctacctcccaaggtaggggtaaggtctgtgtacactctaccctccccagacctcccTCATGAGATtacattggatatgttgttggTGATTGGGTCTCTGACTGATAATGCTAATGATCTTTTACATTTCAGACGGTGTTAAAATTCATGGTTCTGATTGGGTGAATCATTTCTTCAACTGTTATTCGTTGAAAACTTTACTGTCATAATTGGACCATGTCTTCTCCATTTGTTACATGTGATCATAGTTGGTTAATTTTCGCTGATATTCTTTTACTTGAAGTCAGATGAATAGAGCTGGTTGACTTTGACTAGCCCATCTGTTGAATGAGCTGGCTCAAACCACCCTGTCACTATAGGTCAGAGTTATTTGGATTACAAGGAGTCTctatatttgtttaattttaatcTTGATTCCTCCTGCAATTCATTTAGGGATTGTCAGGTAAACCCATTAGGGGGACTAGTATTTACGGAGCCTCATATTATGAGTGGTGGTTGCCGGGCTTTGTTCGTGGGGGACCATGTTACTTTTTCTTTTGTAGCTTTTCCTCTTCAAAATTGAATGCCTATGCTTGTTGCGttgctattcttttttttttttttttggaatactAATTATGTTATGTTAGTCTTTGTGAGGGTAAAAATTGATCAGTCGTTAGTCTCATTTTGAAGATGGGAGTCGCTTTTCCAATCTAAATCAGGCCTGTAGAAACGACTCAAAGAACACTACTTCCTGCAAATTTATAGAACTAAAATTGCTTAAGTATATTATGGGAAATGTTAAAACATGTATTCTTTCACTTCTGAAATGGACATAGTAAAAAATCCAAGTATTTTGCAATTCGCTGGATCGCCGCATGTTTATCATAGTGAGGTAATTGACTGGGTTCAAAATTGTGGCGTGGCCTTATTGTGCTAGATGCTTTTTGGAAGCTCAGACATCTAAAGTTCATTGCCTTGGATTTTTGTTCTGAACTTTTCTATTCTATCGTGCTACTTAGTGATCCTATACTCTGAATATGAATGCATTTGTATGCATATCATTCCATATTAGCCTGAGATATTCTCGGTTAACAACTGGATAACTCGTTGATTAATCAAATTAGTATTAGTGAAATATACAGAGGTGGCGTTTCGTATTCAAAAGCATAACTAGTATCTGTTAAGCCTCTAAACAATTAGATCCCCTTTTTACAGTGCATGAACTTCCGCTTtacacccaaaaaaaaaaggaacaacaaACATATGACATAAGAGAGATTATGGAATTTAACAATGAGTTCCCAATTCCATCAAAGATACCCTTATTCCTTTCTCCGCATAGTGACCAATAGAATGCTTACAGGCATAGTTTTCCGAAGTTTTTTTTTCATCCAAGCATCTTATTTGTTAAGACTCCAAATTCTTATTACCTCCGCCACTGGTTTAGCTGTTGAGGAAGTACGCTCTGGAGAATATGATGACTCTTAAAGTTAAAGTAAGTACAATGTAGTGATGGTGATCACCATGCCTTTTATTACTTTTGCACATGCATCACCAGCTAACAAACATGCATTTAtgtcttctcaatattttagttGATAAGATAGTTCCCTTCATAGCAGACTTTGGAGACTAGGGCACAAATTGCAACAAATGCAAAAAGTTTAGGTGATTTCTTTGTATTTGCTTAGGTTTTGTGGACATAGTTACCTGTTAACTATACTAGTAGGAGGATACATGTTGGTAGTATTGTGAAGGTGCGTGCTAGTTGCCGCGAACACTAATGttatccaaaaagaaagaaacaacataTACCTCCTCTCATTGCATATCCATGTGAAGAGCACCAGTTTCTTGGGTGCTTTAAATCTTCATATTGATGTTCACAAGTCTTGCGCTGCCTCCTAAGCTAAGAGATTATGACAAGACTTGAGGAAGGATTTTGTTGAAAATCCCTTCTTAATACCATCTTATCTTCTTCCATGCATTGTATAAATTTATATTGCTTGTGCAGGAATCTTTCTGCCTCGTCCCCTCACTGTCTTTATGTTTTCTATGCCATCTACCCTCAGTTCCAATGAATAATCACCACAATTGTAGCGTCCGTTGTATCTGCAATGGAGGAAAGGTGAAGGAACTCGTCTTTGGTGAACAGTACCATCACAACAAATGTTAAGCAGAATGGAACATGTTGCCCGTTTCTGGCAATAAATCTAATAtatcttgaatcatcctttctcTCCTCACGATCCCTTTCCATTATTTTGTTCGTTAAGAATAATCCCTCTCTATTGACAGCCATCTTTAATGGGTGCAGCTGTACTTTTATAAATCACTTCCATCCACAGAGCCTTCTCTCAATTTGTGAACATCTATACCATTTTCCGGTTAGTGCTCAGTTAAACATGGTCAATCTTCGCATACCCATCCCGTTGGTTCCTAAAGCTCCCTCTCATTGATTTTACTGCTAAGGGAAGATCCAGGTATTTTCTTGGAAGTTCATCTACGTTGCATGCCCAATCCCGGTCAGTCAGGGAGatattcttcacctcatcaatTTGGATGGTTTAAATAAATGTCATTTAACTTGACGCTTAACAGTAGAAAATACATGTGAGTAAAGATTGTAGTAGCGACTGAAACATTTTTGGACAAGGGTATCCAGTGTaatattactttttattatttatttcctgaAGAGTTCTGCTGTTTTGAGAACAACTagtcttttctatatttttattctatgtTTACATTATTCTGTAGTTCATTTGCAATTCATGGTTATCATTGTTGACGGTGTTTTTGTTGGAACAGATGCGGTGGAACGTTGGCGCAGAGAAAAATTGAAAGAAGCCACAGAACTTATTCATAAGAAGACATCAAATTCAACTACTTCCCTAAAGGAGGCTAGTATGTTCTATTTAGGACTGCTgttcaaattttgtattttcagTTCTCTGTTGATGTTGCAGGGGATAAATTTTGTGACATCGCTTGCAGGGTTACTTGTACGAGCTTTGGGCGATGACTGGGTTGATACATCAGAAGAAATTGGTCTCTGGATACCCGTTCAGGTCATCAACACGGAACACAATGACAAACCTGAGGGTGTTGAGGAACTTGGTAATCACATTGTCAATTGCTCAGTTCAAACTCAGGAGAACCTGTCTTATTATAGATTCTTATGCAGTAATTTATTTTCTCCAGATTACGAAATCGTAGCTGGCAAGCAGCTTCCTATTGAGTGTCATGCCGAAGCTCATACTGATTATGGTGGTGATGCTGTCAGATGGGGCCTTACCCACCACAGAGAAACTGCATATGATTGTTGTATGGCTTGTTTGAATCAAGCTAAGCATGCCGGACCTAACGAAAAGAAATGTAACATATGGGTTTACTGTCCATCAGAGACGGGATGCCACTCTCCGGATATTTATCAACACAAGCATCAGGAGTGCTGGCTGAAATATGTAAGTTCCGCCTTTTCCTTCACGGATTTTATTATCTCCCGTTCTTGTCTTGCAAAATCGATATTTACTATAGACTAAGCCGTTCTCAATCCCCCTCTCTCCCTTTTCATTTGCAAATGCAGGCAGAGAATCCTAAATTGAATTTTAAGGACCGCTATCCTGAATCATACAGAAACGCTCACCCAAATGCACCAGTAATTGTCCCGTGGATGTCTGGTGTTGTGAGTGTATAATTTTATCACTAACAAAACAGACACTTATCCTTGAGATTTTGGTGCTTCCACGATGTTGTATCAGTACCACATTGAGTCAAGAAAATCGAATCAGTTTTCTTGAGTTGCCGTTCATGAGAGTGCTGCTTCTCTTCTTCTTGTTCTATAGGAAGATAAGAGTTCATACCAAAGATCTTTTTTAGTATTACATGGTGATTGGCGTGGTCATGGTAGCCTTAAGGATGTCCAGTGCCTAGGAAGTAACATTTTTTTAACACTGTACTTGTTGATCAACGTTTTCAGTTGATGTCAAAAGTGGATCTTAGCAGCTGTTTGGTCATTATTGTCCATGTCTGAAGAATGCAATTCAAACAAAGAATTCAGTTACTATAGTCTATGTAATGTCTTTTGATGGACTTGTGTTTTTGGCTTTCTTAATGTAACATGTTTCTTTGCATCATTTTTTATCTCAATACTCATATATTAATCAACTAAAACTTATCCGCACTCAATGTTTATCTCAAACCATTGATAACATGACACTTGCCCTCCCaagaccccacttggtggaaatatactgggtattttattgttgttgttgtcatcgTCGTCATTGATAACATGACATCTATCTTCTGCCTTTACTAGATTGGTTAAAGCATTACATGCTTTATGAATTATGGATCAACACTCCCTAAGGCCAATTTTGAAGACTGGCTAGGAGCTACAAGATTGTATTAATGGTGAAACCTGGTTTTATTATTCGTAACCAACTTATGGCAGTATTAATTATGCTTCAAAAggtatagttttaaaataatcattaggTGGATATCCTGAaaaggaaatagagtttggtaaaGTGTGTATATTATCATGCCAAAAGCTTTCTTGTTGAAATCATTTTCACCTTTTATAGCTGCAAGTTATTCCTCCACAACTATTTCACCTTTATACCTATTGATTGCTTTGGCAAGCCTAATAATAGATTTTTCTTTAGGCTACACCATCATCGAGACCAAAAGCGTGCGTACCATGTGAACTTATGTTATGCAACGAGAAAAAAGCCAATAATCTACCAACATCTCAtgcaatgtttttttttttttttttttggtgtgtgtgtgtgtgtgttaacATGCAATGTTATTTGAGCACATTGGCGTGAAGACAGACATGTCTTATTCAAAATCCAAATGATTAATCTCCTATACCAAAATAATCCCATGAGGTAATAACATTTGTAAGTGGTCATTTGTTTGGTGCCATGTCCTTTCACCCTTTAACTTCAATTGGAAGTGATATAGAAGCATTACAATAAAACACAAACAgcaaataaagtatataaatcaGAAACTGATAAATTTATAAGTTGATTTGGCATAGTGGGTTGGGATAAGCAGTCCAAGTAACCATCActtattttcttgaaaactcttttattGTTGTCTTCACCTTAAAGATTAAAATCCCCCCCTAAAAAAGTTAATAGAAGATGGAAGGCCACTTTCAtgcaaaaatttcaaatatttagttCTCTTTGAAGAACCTTTTCACCTACAACACTCAaagaatttcatttttttttcctccAAACATGGTGTACTCTCCTAACCAAGAAGTATCAACAAATCCTTCTAAGAGATGCAAATTCTTCTCCACAACTCTAAAGGATGCCTTTGCCAATTGTCATATTTTTAAGGATAGACATTCTAGTACTCAAAGCTTAGAAGAAGAGAATGCaatggatgattatgatgatgaagaggaagTACTAATTTATACTCAAAAGATTTTCATTCAAGTTCAATGTATTCATCTTTCTAGAGCCGAggatctattggaaacagcctctctacctccgaggtagaggtaaggtctgcgtacattctaccctcctccccaaaccccacttttaCTGGGCATGTTGCTGTTGTTTAATGTGTTTCATCTTCTAATATGTGTTTTTTCCAACAGGTGTTTGTATCAATAGTAATAAGTAAATATATGGAGTCGAAATGCAGAAAAAAGGCGGCCATCTCAAGTGAAAAGTTCACTTTCTCTCCAACTGCAGGGGATTTATTCATCTCTAAAAAGCTAATGCAACAAAAAGAGGACAGCGACGATGAAGAGAAGGAAGAGAGGGAGGATTTCTTATCTGTTGGGAGTCGTCTTTCACGCTGCTCAAGTGCTATAAGCTATGAAGCATTTGCCACAGCTAAGACAACATTGTCCCGTTGTTCAAGCTTGAACAGGATCGAGTTTCCAGATTTTCCGAGGCATTCTGTGATTAAGGAATTCTCTCACTGTGAAGGATGGCCATTTGGTTTATCGCGTAAACTGTTGTTCCTTCCACCTTTGCCAAAATCCCCAGCTGATTCTTGGTCATGGAGAAAGAATGCTAGAATGATCAAGATACACTAATTGCTGGTATTCTAAATAGTCAGAGggaattttacattttttttttccagaaaagaAAGGATGTTGAACTTCTTTTTTTCATGTATTCACTATGTTTTTTCGACAATGTCTATAACCATGTGTTGAATGGTCCATTTATGTCACTTTATTGTTCTTCCATTTTGGcatgaatacaacaacaacaacaacaaacccggtgtaatcccacatagtgaggtttggggaggataaagtgtatgcagtccataccactacctccgaaaaagtagagaggttgtttccgatagacccccagctcaagactgAACCGGTGACCTCTTGATCTGCAGTCAAATGCTCTACCACTGAGCTATGGACCCCTGCAGCTGAATGACATGAATGCCAATCAAAAAGATGTCCCCAGATGCAGCTTCTTTGTTACAGCACCACGAGGTATAACCATGTCGAGTAAATAAACAACTAATACTATGCCTCAAACCCGAGCTAGTTGGGTAggctatatgaatcctcactGTCCATGTCACTACATTTAAGCTCAGCGTAAATAAGCAAGCCAACTTAAAAGAAGCAAAGTAAATTCATCAACTACCCAGAGAATTTGACGTAAAAGAGCAATTGAACAAACAAAGATTAGAACTTTCTGAATACAAAAGAAAGTATTTCCTTGCACAAGTTTTCAGGATTATTATATCAATTGCCTGTTCTAGTAATCACATGATCAAACCTGAGAACCAAGTACAACATAACGGATCATATTGGAGCAACCTGTATTATCTAAAACAACAGTTTTCCAGGTGATTCAAGACAAAAACATGGTGTTTTTTCTGCCATGATGGAAGGTCTATGCTCTTTGCTCAACATAAGAACCAGCAAGTCCAGAAGTCCCAAGTACCGTAACCTGGATTCAAAATGGCAGACAGAGCAGTGAGAAAACAGTAACGGTGACAGGTTTATCCTTCAAGAGATATGAGATTATTATGAACATGCAACAAAATCTTCAGGAACATTTTGTAAAATGAATTCTAAAATTACCAGCACGATTAGAGGATAAAAgatgagatcatgaaaatatttaacaTGTGAACGTTTATATTAAAGGCACAATGGACGAATTCATGAAAGCTAGCCTATGCACTAAATTTCGATCAATATTTGTTGGAAAAAGGaacctataaaaataaaagttactccTTGATTGCTGCTTTGTGGGTAACTCAAATTGCAGCTGGTATCCACAATTTTCTTCCAGCTAAGAGAAACATATAGTCTTGCAAATATATTGCTTGTCTAGAAGTCGTAAACCTACAGAAAAGCTGAAATTCATGCAACCAACTAACTTCAATTAGATGTACCTTTCCCCATGCAGAATCAAGGCCACTGCATCGCATCTTTAGGTGTATCATCCTAGTCCCCAGCTCCATCTCAACTTTCTTCCTCAAATATTCCTCCTCTGGCCCAAAGGCACTCATGTATGCATTGTAGCGTTGAAATACGGTTTGCAGTGCATCAGAGAATTCTTTTGACAAAGGCTTCACATCCTGCCAGCAATGAGTAATTTAAACAGCAAGAACTTGAGAAAACTGTATGTCAAACCCTTTGTTTCATAAAACTCAACTTACCTCACCACTTAAACCGATAGCATCATCAAGTTCCATTTTCAGAGATGTGATCATCCCACTGAACTCCTCAACTGCCTCAGCAGTGCGGAAAACATTCGCCAAAGCTTCCTGGCCAGCCTTGTCGTCAGTACTTTTGGATAGTGCATTCTTTGCATCGTAGACAACAGCATCTGGGAGCTCATCCCAGCTTGCAGCCATTAAGTCTTTAAAAGCACGTTTAACCTCCGAATCTTCTATATTAGGCATGTGAGATACATCCTCACTGAAATAACGCATGCTACCCATTGCCATCGTGAAAGGATGCTGACATTCTAAATTTAAACATATACATGTAATGTCAAATTGCTGATGCAAGATCATGAAATTGATACAAAGAATAGGAAACGACAAGCACTTCGCCAGTAAGGTGATTAAGTAGCTTCTCATTTTTGCAGATTCACCTCTTGCATGATATGCTTTTGGAAACCTAAGAAGTAAGTAATCATATAAGGTCCTTTTCCGCACTAACAATGCTAAATATGTTGCAGTAACCATGAATTACAAATAACACGTGCTGAATACAACTCC
Proteins encoded in this window:
- the LOC107867140 gene encoding uncharacterized protein LOC107867140 isoform X2, giving the protein MARGEWRGNWMSYKRTMIVICSINIFIALYVLHSLYTSVYMYPYSDSQRASRYTPDQIRKMEESIQLRKQLEPVELINVVNGLKVKLLMDEKVQQIPENIKETITDEILATLKGVNANADVTVLQDAVERWRREKLKEATELIHKKTSNSTTSLKEARLLVRALGDDWVDTSEEIGLWIPVQVINTEHNDKPEGVEELDYEIVAGKQLPIECHAEAHTDYGGDAVRWGLTHHRETAYDCCMACLNQAKHAGPNEKKCNIWVYCPSETGCHSPDIYQHKHQECWLKYAENPKLNFKDRYPESYRNAHPNAPVIVPWMSGVVSV
- the LOC107867140 gene encoding uncharacterized protein LOC107867140 isoform X1, whose amino-acid sequence is MARGEWRGNWMSYKRTMIVICSINIFIALYVLHSLYTSVYMYPYSDSQRASRYTPDQIRKMEESIQLRKQLEPVELINVVNGLKVKLLMDEKVQQIPENIKETITDEILATLKGVNANADVTVLQDAVERWRREKLKEATELIHKKTSNSTTSLKEARLLVRALGDDWVDTSEEIGLWIPVQVINTEHNDKPEGVEELDYEIVAGKQLPIECHAEAHTDYGGDAVRWGLTHHRETAYDCCMACLNQAKHAGPNEKKCNIWVYCPSETGCHSPDIYQHKHQECWLKYVFVSIVISKYMESKCRKKAAISSEKFTFSPTAGDLFISKKLMQQKEDSDDEEKEEREDFLSVGSRLSRCSSAISYEAFATAKTTLSRCSSLNRIEFPDFPRHSVIKEFSHCEGWPFGLSRKLLFLPPLPKSPADSWSWRKNARMIKIH
- the LOC107867139 gene encoding succinate dehydrogenase subunit 5, mitochondrial, which codes for MEKMLLMRSLYRSVCRRSTVFSGAGAITSAVNHQSLRHRHFSPESFSSSSRNPVTECQHPFTMAMGSMRYFSEDVSHMPNIEDSEVKRAFKDLMAASWDELPDAVVYDAKNALSKSTDDKAGQEALANVFRTAEAVEEFSGMITSLKMELDDAIGLSGEDVKPLSKEFSDALQTVFQRYNAYMSAFGPEEEYLRKKVEMELGTRMIHLKMRCSGLDSAWGKVTVLGTSGLAGSYVEQRA